In Allomuricauda ruestringensis DSM 13258, the following proteins share a genomic window:
- the folE gene encoding GTP cyclohydrolase I FolE, whose translation MKLEQALEEQYEERGNDHVGSSSDTPLREDAFVLSDEEKIERIQKSVREIMLTLGLDLDDDSLKGTPKRVAKMYVQEIFGGLHPDRKPKSSTFDNKYKYGEMLVEKNIVVYSTCEHHLLPIVGRAHIAYISNGTVVGLSKMNRIVDYFAKRPQVQERMNIQIVKELQKVLETKDVACVIDAKHLCVNSRGIRDIDSSTVTAEYGGKFKDEATRREFLDYINLDTEF comes from the coding sequence ATGAAACTAGAGCAGGCATTGGAAGAACAATATGAAGAAAGAGGAAACGACCACGTAGGTTCCTCATCGGACACACCTTTAAGAGAAGATGCTTTTGTATTGAGCGATGAAGAAAAAATCGAAAGAATACAAAAAAGCGTAAGGGAAATTATGCTTACCCTCGGCCTCGATTTGGATGACGACAGTTTAAAAGGTACACCCAAACGGGTGGCCAAAATGTACGTACAAGAAATTTTTGGCGGATTGCATCCTGATAGAAAACCAAAGTCGTCAACTTTTGACAATAAGTACAAGTACGGTGAAATGTTGGTGGAAAAAAACATTGTAGTTTACTCTACCTGCGAGCACCACTTGCTACCCATCGTTGGACGGGCGCATATCGCCTACATTTCCAACGGAACTGTGGTTGGCCTTTCCAAAATGAACCGTATTGTGGATTATTTTGCAAAGCGACCACAGGTACAGGAACGTATGAATATCCAAATTGTAAAGGAACTTCAAAAAGTATTGGAAACTAAGGATGTTGCCTGTGTTATCGATGCCAAACACCTTTGCGTAAATTCCAGGGGCATAAGGGATATTGATAGTAGTACCGTAACCGCTGAATATGGTGGGAAGTTTAAGGACGAAGCCACAAGAAGGGAATTTTTGGACTACATCAATCTCGATACCGAATTTTAA
- a CDS encoding T9SS type B sorting domain-containing protein — MIKLFAKTLLLLLFWQTVQAQVAQDCIGAVPICSNTPINGGTNGFGTDDFNGAASSGCLEPTTTGAIESNSAWYRFRTAESGQLGFNIGHNANEDWDFALYRASDCSDLGEPIRCNFFDNSENTSFVGVGEDPTGDEDSVHYEDWLQVEAGEDYYLFINNFSNINSGFSIQFTGNIWLDYPNSALDCSIVSNLLGPPIAACEGDNVVLDAFTSGAINYEWYMDSGGGYQLIAGANGATHNVQNSGQYRVVVATSSESIVSDVQVVFNEVPVTGMLTDETFCYEADTSFDLNSKNSEALNRMNPNDFVVSYHSSQTDAEAGVNPLEKQYVPTGGSEIIYVRATSLANPDCYDATQSFTLNAIETPVLNFDEEAVICEAVGSLEIGETQPNLNYAYQWSTGEQTPSIMVSEAGEYTLTVTNQSNGIVCEASRAVSVEISTMPQISSIDIDDMSVNNTVTINTENNDAYEFSIDGSDYQSSNVFEGVPPGVHTVSMRDPYGCGVVEEDIVVVGYLAIFSPNGDVLNETWQIEGLSTLNSAIVTIYDRYGKLIKQMTEFDAGWDGRFQGKPLPSTDYWFKLSYVNDDGNRTYAKHLQSHFSLRR, encoded by the coding sequence ATGATTAAACTTTTTGCTAAGACCTTATTGTTGCTATTATTTTGGCAAACTGTGCAAGCACAGGTGGCCCAAGATTGTATTGGTGCTGTTCCTATATGCAGCAATACACCTATAAATGGTGGAACCAATGGTTTTGGGACTGATGACTTTAATGGTGCGGCATCTAGTGGGTGCTTGGAACCGACCACTACAGGTGCGATTGAATCCAATTCGGCTTGGTATCGTTTTCGAACCGCTGAATCTGGTCAGTTGGGTTTTAATATAGGACATAACGCTAACGAAGATTGGGATTTTGCCCTTTACCGTGCGAGCGATTGTAGTGATTTGGGGGAGCCTATCCGTTGTAATTTTTTTGATAATAGCGAAAATACCAGCTTTGTTGGAGTAGGAGAAGACCCTACGGGTGATGAGGATTCGGTGCATTATGAGGATTGGCTTCAAGTGGAAGCAGGAGAGGACTACTATCTCTTTATCAATAATTTTAGCAATATAAATTCGGGCTTTTCCATTCAGTTTACGGGAAATATCTGGTTAGATTATCCGAACAGTGCATTGGATTGTTCCATTGTAAGCAATTTGTTGGGACCGCCCATTGCTGCTTGCGAGGGAGACAATGTGGTTTTGGATGCCTTTACCTCTGGGGCCATTAATTACGAATGGTATATGGACTCAGGAGGTGGTTATCAATTAATCGCGGGAGCCAATGGGGCGACGCATAATGTTCAAAATTCTGGTCAGTACCGTGTTGTGGTCGCAACTTCTAGCGAAAGTATTGTGAGTGATGTGCAGGTTGTTTTTAATGAGGTGCCCGTTACTGGAATGCTAACGGATGAAACTTTTTGTTACGAGGCGGACACGTCTTTTGATTTGAACAGCAAGAATTCGGAAGCGCTTAACAGGATGAACCCCAATGATTTTGTGGTCAGCTACCATAGCTCACAAACCGATGCCGAAGCAGGTGTGAATCCTTTGGAAAAACAGTATGTGCCAACTGGAGGTTCTGAAATAATTTATGTGAGGGCTACCTCCTTGGCAAACCCTGATTGTTATGATGCAACCCAAAGCTTTACTTTGAATGCCATAGAAACACCTGTATTGAATTTTGATGAGGAAGCGGTCATTTGCGAGGCCGTTGGAAGTTTGGAAATTGGGGAAACCCAACCCAATCTGAATTATGCCTACCAGTGGAGTACAGGTGAGCAAACACCATCCATTATGGTTTCGGAAGCAGGAGAATATACTTTGACTGTTACCAATCAATCCAACGGAATAGTTTGCGAAGCGAGTAGGGCGGTGTCCGTAGAAATTTCAACTATGCCACAGATTTCAAGTATCGATATTGACGATATGAGCGTCAACAATACGGTAACCATCAATACGGAAAACAATGATGCGTATGAATTCAGTATAGATGGAAGCGATTACCAGAGCAGTAATGTGTTTGAAGGTGTTCCCCCCGGAGTGCATACCGTGAGTATGCGCGACCCCTACGGATGTGGTGTGGTAGAGGAGGATATTGTTGTAGTGGGATATTTGGCTATTTTCTCTCCCAATGGTGATGTGCTGAACGAAACTTGGCAAATTGAAGGACTTTCCACCTTAAATTCGGCTATAGTAACCATTTACGATCGTTATGGTAAGCTCATCAAGCAAATGACCGAGTTTGATGCGGGCTGGGACGGAAGATTTCAGGGCAAGCCATTGCCATCCACCGATTATTGGTTTAAGCTATCTTATGTTAATGATGATGGCAACCGAACTTATGCCAAGCATCTACAAAGTCATTTTTCTCTTCGACGTTAA
- the cysS gene encoding cysteine--tRNA ligase, with product MQLYKDQSLRIHNSLTGKKDVFKPINEGHVGMYVCGPTVYSNVHLGNCRTFMSFDMIFRYFKHLGYKVRYVRNITDAGHLENDADEGEDKIAKKAKLEQIEPMEVVQRYTVDFHNTLQQFNLLPPSIEPTATGHIIEQIEIIKEILEKGFAYEANGSVYFDVVKFNQDHDYGKLSGRKLEDMITNTRELTAQDEKRNPQDFALWKKAEPQHIMRWPSPWGDGFPGWHLECTAMSTKYLGETFDIHGGGMDLKFPHHECEIAQAEASTGKSPVNYWMHANMLTLNGRKMSKSTDNNLYPAEIFSGDNNILSKPYSPSVVRFFMMQAHYTSILDLSDEALQASEKGYNRLMDALDSIDNLKTGDKSDFDVAAWKQKCYDAMNDDFNTPILIAQLFEAVKHINQIKEDKESISTEDKDILDSTLKAFVYDVLGIENQSITKDDSNTLNGVMELLIDIRNEARAKKDFATSDKIRDQLVALGIQIKDGKDGTTFSVN from the coding sequence ATGCAATTGTACAAAGACCAATCCTTACGAATCCATAATTCACTTACTGGAAAAAAAGACGTATTCAAACCTATAAACGAAGGCCATGTGGGCATGTACGTCTGCGGCCCCACCGTTTATAGCAATGTGCATTTAGGCAACTGCCGTACTTTTATGTCTTTCGACATGATTTTTCGTTACTTTAAGCACTTGGGGTACAAAGTGCGCTATGTTCGGAACATTACCGATGCAGGTCATTTGGAAAATGATGCAGATGAAGGTGAGGACAAAATAGCCAAAAAGGCCAAGTTGGAGCAAATTGAACCCATGGAAGTGGTACAACGCTACACCGTGGATTTCCATAATACCCTACAGCAATTCAACCTTTTGCCTCCAAGCATTGAACCCACGGCTACCGGCCATATCATAGAGCAAATAGAAATCATCAAGGAGATTCTTGAAAAAGGGTTCGCCTATGAGGCAAACGGTTCGGTTTATTTTGATGTGGTCAAGTTCAACCAAGATCACGATTACGGCAAGTTGAGCGGTAGAAAGTTGGAAGATATGATTACCAACACCCGCGAACTTACCGCACAGGATGAGAAAAGAAACCCACAGGATTTCGCCCTTTGGAAAAAAGCCGAACCACAACATATCATGAGGTGGCCATCTCCATGGGGAGACGGCTTCCCGGGATGGCATTTGGAATGTACGGCCATGAGCACCAAATATCTGGGTGAGACTTTCGACATTCATGGAGGAGGAATGGATCTTAAATTCCCACACCACGAGTGCGAAATAGCACAAGCAGAAGCCAGTACGGGAAAATCTCCCGTAAACTATTGGATGCATGCCAATATGTTGACCTTGAATGGTAGAAAAATGTCCAAATCCACAGACAATAATCTTTACCCTGCAGAGATTTTTAGTGGTGACAATAATATACTGAGCAAGCCATACTCACCTTCAGTAGTCCGCTTTTTTATGATGCAAGCCCACTATACCAGTATTTTGGACCTTAGTGATGAAGCCTTGCAAGCCTCCGAAAAAGGATACAACCGTTTAATGGATGCCCTGGATAGCATTGACAACCTCAAAACCGGTGACAAATCTGATTTTGATGTTGCTGCATGGAAGCAGAAATGCTACGATGCCATGAACGACGACTTCAACACACCCATTTTAATTGCCCAATTGTTCGAGGCCGTAAAGCACATCAACCAAATCAAAGAGGACAAAGAATCTATTTCTACGGAAGACAAGGATATTTTGGACAGCACACTTAAAGCCTTTGTTTACGATGTACTTGGCATTGAAAACCAATCTATAACCAAAGATGATTCCAACACTTTGAACGGGGTTATGGAATTATTGATCGATATTAGAAATGAGGCACGTGCCAAAAAGGATTTTGCCACTTCCGACAAAATCAGGGACCAATTGGTTGCCTTGGGCATTCAAATAAAAGATGGCAAGGACGGTACTACTTTTAGCGTAAATTAA
- a CDS encoding GNAT family N-acetyltransferase, with protein MPKYLLENQASERLIFRKLTASDFDDWLPFYHNPKSTQFWEGLPTDPVKACREQFNRVFERYENDLGGMNALISKESGESGELVGICGLLVQTVDNVQELEIGYSILPKHWLQGYAIEAAQKCKKHAFDNSFSDSLISIIHVDNVLSQKVAKKNGMCLDKTTTYKDNPVHIFRVNRG; from the coding sequence ATGCCCAAATATCTGTTAGAAAACCAAGCTTCGGAGCGATTGATCTTTCGAAAATTGACAGCATCGGATTTTGATGATTGGCTGCCCTTTTATCACAATCCAAAATCTACGCAATTTTGGGAAGGGCTCCCCACAGACCCCGTTAAAGCTTGTCGAGAACAGTTCAATCGGGTTTTTGAACGTTATGAGAACGATTTGGGCGGTATGAATGCCCTAATTTCAAAAGAATCGGGAGAATCGGGAGAATTGGTAGGGATCTGTGGCTTGCTTGTACAAACCGTGGATAATGTACAAGAATTGGAAATCGGTTATTCCATACTACCAAAGCATTGGTTGCAGGGCTACGCTATAGAAGCAGCCCAAAAATGTAAGAAGCATGCCTTTGACAATAGCTTTTCGGACTCTTTGATCTCCATTATTCATGTGGATAATGTACTATCCCAAAAAGTTGCCAAGAAAAATGGTATGTGCTTGGACAAAACCACGACCTACAAGGATAATCCAGTCCATATTTTTAGAGTGAATCGAGGATAA
- a CDS encoding DUF192 domain-containing protein, with translation MMYKFEKIVLLVLVLVLASCKTESKQALKTESISFTKEGNLAVISTEIDSIKANFDIEIAETDYETKTGLMYRKSMEKEQGMLFIQPTESLQYFYMKNTEIPLDIIYISQAQKIVSFQKNAKPFDENTLPSNAPAKYVLEINAGLSDQLGLQVGDSISFSRN, from the coding sequence ATGATGTACAAATTTGAAAAAATAGTCCTCTTAGTTTTAGTCCTTGTTCTGGCATCATGCAAAACGGAGTCTAAACAAGCACTTAAAACAGAATCCATATCCTTTACCAAGGAAGGGAATCTCGCCGTCATATCAACAGAAATAGATTCCATAAAGGCAAATTTTGATATAGAGATAGCAGAAACGGACTATGAGACCAAAACAGGGCTCATGTACAGAAAATCCATGGAAAAGGAGCAAGGAATGCTGTTCATACAGCCTACCGAGTCCTTGCAATACTTTTATATGAAGAACACAGAAATCCCTTTGGATATTATCTACATTAGTCAGGCCCAAAAAATTGTCAGCTTTCAAAAAAACGCAAAACCTTTTGATGAAAACACCCTACCCTCCAATGCACCTGCAAAATATGTACTGGAAATAAATGCTGGGCTTTCGGACCAACTAGGGTTGCAAGTGGGTGACAGTATTAGCTTTTCACGTAATTAA
- the yidD gene encoding membrane protein insertion efficiency factor YidD → MKKILIAPFVLLVKFYQYFISPMFPSTCRYSPTCSQYTLEALKKHGLFKGGWLSIKRIASCNPWGGSGYDPVP, encoded by the coding sequence ATGAAAAAAATATTGATAGCACCATTTGTACTATTGGTCAAGTTTTATCAATATTTTATTTCCCCCATGTTCCCTTCTACATGCCGCTACTCCCCCACTTGCTCACAATACACCTTGGAAGCCTTAAAAAAACATGGACTGTTCAAGGGCGGGTGGCTTTCCATCAAACGGATAGCGAGTTGTAACCCTTGGGGTGGAAGCGGTTATGACCCCGTTCCCTGA
- a CDS encoding ATP-binding cassette domain-containing protein: MKLPKSYAILTQNNSNTQQLVHNLLHNQPIDGLEELQPLNGLLFSRSEINRYMDEEERHDIKILTQKSDQALKTMSSGEQKKALLNHLLQQDPDFMVLVNPFDNLDMATQTKLKKQLLDIASNKILVQLVSRLDDILPNTSNFFKLDGGNLHQYDSPEAFWNENKNEPISFSGAIPPPLSPVKVEGTELVSFKKVSVSFDGRQVLDQIDWTIQKGEFWQLIGPNGSGKSTLLSMITGDSHKGYGQDLTIFGQKKGSGESVWDLKQKIGYYTPAITNTFGGYHSLENMIISGLHDSIGLYVQPMDSEKHLANQWLNLLNLKGRKEDHFRDLTTGEKRLVMVARAMVKHPPLLILDEPTAGLDDASANLFVALVNKIAKESDTAIVFVSHRKEPQLHPEYIFELLPSEKGSTGIKIQS, from the coding sequence ATGAAGCTACCCAAAAGCTACGCCATCCTAACACAAAACAATTCCAATACGCAGCAATTGGTGCATAACCTGCTCCACAACCAACCTATTGATGGTTTGGAGGAACTACAGCCATTGAACGGGCTGCTTTTTTCACGGTCAGAAATCAATCGCTACATGGATGAAGAAGAACGCCATGATATCAAAATTTTGACCCAGAAAAGTGACCAAGCCTTAAAAACCATGAGCAGCGGCGAACAAAAAAAGGCCTTGCTCAATCATTTACTGCAACAAGATCCTGATTTTATGGTTTTGGTGAATCCTTTTGATAATTTGGATATGGCCACACAGACCAAGTTGAAAAAACAGCTTTTGGATATTGCTTCCAACAAAATCCTGGTTCAATTGGTGAGTCGATTGGATGATATATTGCCCAACACTTCCAACTTTTTTAAGCTTGACGGAGGTAATCTTCATCAATACGATTCGCCCGAAGCTTTTTGGAACGAAAACAAAAACGAACCCATCAGCTTTAGCGGTGCAATTCCACCACCCTTATCCCCGGTTAAAGTCGAGGGCACGGAATTGGTCAGTTTTAAAAAAGTATCCGTTAGTTTTGATGGGCGCCAAGTACTGGACCAAATCGATTGGACTATCCAAAAAGGCGAGTTTTGGCAATTGATCGGTCCTAATGGCAGCGGAAAATCCACCCTTCTATCCATGATTACAGGTGACAGCCATAAGGGCTACGGCCAAGATTTGACGATTTTCGGGCAAAAAAAAGGGAGTGGCGAAAGTGTTTGGGACCTTAAACAAAAAATCGGCTATTACACCCCTGCCATCACCAATACGTTTGGAGGCTATCACAGTCTGGAAAATATGATCATATCAGGCCTTCACGATTCCATTGGGCTCTACGTGCAACCTATGGATAGCGAAAAACATTTGGCCAACCAATGGTTAAACCTTTTAAACCTAAAGGGCAGAAAAGAAGACCACTTCCGAGATTTGACCACTGGGGAAAAGCGGTTGGTAATGGTCGCAAGAGCCATGGTAAAGCACCCTCCGCTTCTTATTCTGGATGAGCCTACGGCGGGTCTGGACGATGCCAGCGCCAATCTTTTTGTTGCCCTAGTGAATAAAATTGCCAAAGAAAGCGACACGGCCATCGTTTTTGTTTCACACAGAAAAGAACCTCAATTACATCCAGAATATATTTTTGAGCTCCTTCCTTCGGAAAAAGGCTCTACAGGTATCAAAATACAATCTTAA
- a CDS encoding glycosyltransferase: protein MQKINVKPGAKLADYKAYGSLYSSVLDFLEQAKEPIESLKGCTIWMINSTAIGGGVAEMLPSQMRILRELGVSIEWLVIEAEKDAFFDLTKRIHNAIHGSGNGVFTEEDRKIYEEVNQNNLPKALELINDGDIVVVHDPQPMPLAAMIKRKKNVSIIWRCHIGLEEDTEVTDAVWKFLEPYTNDYDHFVFSLPSYAPKSLQKRTSIIPPAIDPLSHKNRELQLHKCIGILYQSGILDDHKAILYHRYKHLVRKVMPDGSFDFLDADENLDLIYRPIITEISRWDRLKGFKELMEAFIKMKLDNRKNGDPKSLEYKRIEMTLLVMGGPDPAFVSDDPEGKEVLKELTETYKTIDRNMQNDIAILLLPLDNPKENALIVNALQRTSSFIVQNSIQEGFGLTATEAMWKRKPVLVSNAAGLKYQVVHNKTGQINPDPTDIESLSKTLAYMLNHPKERDKWGFNGQLRVIQNFTLFSQLVSWLKVLSTNKA, encoded by the coding sequence ATGCAAAAAATCAATGTTAAGCCAGGTGCCAAACTTGCAGATTATAAGGCGTACGGATCCCTTTATTCCTCTGTTCTGGATTTTTTGGAACAGGCCAAAGAGCCTATCGAGTCACTTAAAGGATGTACCATTTGGATGATAAATTCCACTGCCATTGGTGGTGGTGTGGCCGAAATGCTCCCTAGTCAAATGCGAATATTACGAGAACTTGGAGTATCTATCGAGTGGCTGGTTATCGAAGCTGAAAAAGATGCATTTTTCGATTTGACCAAACGTATCCACAATGCTATTCATGGCAGTGGTAACGGAGTTTTCACTGAAGAAGACCGAAAAATTTATGAAGAAGTCAATCAAAACAATCTTCCCAAAGCTTTGGAACTTATCAACGATGGCGATATTGTTGTGGTACACGACCCGCAACCCATGCCATTGGCGGCCATGATCAAAAGGAAAAAGAACGTTTCCATTATTTGGCGGTGCCATATTGGTTTGGAAGAAGATACCGAGGTAACGGATGCCGTATGGAAATTTTTAGAGCCCTATACCAACGATTACGATCATTTTGTATTCAGTTTACCGTCTTATGCACCAAAGTCGTTACAAAAAAGAACATCCATTATCCCTCCAGCGATTGACCCATTGAGCCATAAGAATCGAGAGCTACAATTACATAAATGCATTGGTATTTTGTATCAATCGGGAATTTTGGATGACCACAAGGCCATTCTTTATCACCGTTACAAGCATTTGGTAAGAAAAGTAATGCCCGATGGTTCTTTTGATTTTTTAGATGCGGATGAAAATCTGGATTTAATCTACCGTCCGATTATTACTGAAATATCTCGATGGGACAGACTGAAAGGTTTTAAGGAATTGATGGAAGCCTTTATTAAAATGAAATTGGACAATCGTAAAAATGGCGACCCGAAGAGCCTTGAATACAAACGAATTGAAATGACCCTTTTGGTGATGGGTGGTCCCGACCCTGCTTTTGTATCTGATGACCCAGAGGGCAAGGAGGTTTTAAAGGAATTGACAGAGACTTATAAAACGATAGATAGAAACATGCAGAACGACATTGCTATTTTGCTGCTTCCTTTGGACAATCCAAAAGAAAATGCTTTGATCGTGAATGCGCTTCAACGAACCTCAAGTTTTATCGTCCAAAATTCCATCCAAGAAGGATTTGGACTTACCGCAACGGAGGCCATGTGGAAAAGGAAACCTGTTTTGGTATCCAATGCGGCCGGACTCAAATATCAGGTAGTTCACAACAAAACGGGGCAAATTAATCCAGACCCAACCGATATTGAAAGTTTATCCAAAACCTTGGCCTATATGCTCAACCATCCAAAAGAGCGTGACAAATGGGGTTTTAATGGGCAGCTAAGGGTCATTCAGAACTTTACCTTGTTCAGCCAACTGGTTTCATGGCTCAAAGTATTGTCAACTAACAAAGCATAG
- the lgt gene encoding prolipoprotein diacylglyceryl transferase produces the protein MYFLGFDWNPEGTLFKLGFLQIKYYNLLWIAAFVLGWFIMKKIFLNEKKSMEKLDSLFIYTVVSIMLGARLGHVFFYDWDYYKDHLAEILLPIRESADSSLFGIINGYEFTGFTGLASHGATIAAIIGIWLYTRKWKDIKMLWLLDRLVVPSAIGAAFVRFGNFFNSEINGKVVDKSYFLATRFIRDSDDMPAYQAMALTKEQTPNAAYKAIQHNPKFSEILQSIPYRHPAQLYEAICYIFVFIALYLLYWKTDWKNKPGFLFGLFMVLLFVVRFFVEFYKKSQGGFEDSLGMLSTGQWLSIPMIFIGIYFMLKPPPVEL, from the coding sequence ATGTACTTTCTAGGATTTGACTGGAACCCCGAAGGAACCCTTTTTAAACTGGGTTTTTTACAGATAAAATATTACAATCTACTATGGATTGCAGCCTTTGTCCTTGGCTGGTTCATTATGAAAAAAATCTTCCTGAACGAAAAGAAATCCATGGAAAAACTGGATTCTCTTTTCATTTATACCGTGGTTTCCATAATGTTGGGAGCACGTTTGGGACATGTATTTTTTTATGATTGGGACTATTACAAGGACCACTTGGCAGAAATTCTTTTGCCCATTCGCGAAAGTGCAGACAGCTCTCTCTTCGGCATCATCAATGGTTATGAGTTTACCGGATTTACCGGATTGGCCAGTCATGGAGCAACTATAGCTGCCATTATTGGCATTTGGTTGTACACCCGTAAATGGAAGGACATTAAAATGCTTTGGTTGTTGGACAGGTTGGTTGTCCCATCGGCCATTGGAGCCGCTTTTGTAAGATTCGGTAATTTCTTCAATTCCGAGATCAATGGAAAAGTAGTGGACAAATCTTATTTTTTGGCCACAAGGTTTATCCGAGATTCGGATGATATGCCAGCATATCAAGCTATGGCACTTACCAAGGAACAAACCCCGAATGCCGCTTACAAAGCCATTCAACATAACCCGAAATTCTCGGAGATTTTACAATCCATTCCCTATCGCCATCCTGCCCAATTGTACGAAGCGATTTGCTACATTTTCGTGTTTATAGCCTTATACCTTTTATATTGGAAAACAGATTGGAAGAATAAACCGGGCTTTCTCTTCGGTTTGTTCATGGTGCTATTGTTTGTAGTTCGATTCTTTGTGGAGTTCTACAAGAAAAGTCAAGGTGGTTTCGAAGATTCATTGGGAATGCTCTCCACAGGACAATGGCTCAGTATTCCAATGATATTTATTGGCATCTATTTTATGCTTAAACCGCCTCCTGTAGAACTTTAA